The proteins below come from a single Anderseniella sp. Alg231-50 genomic window:
- a CDS encoding IclR family transcriptional regulator domain-containing protein codes for MATGAKSAVNTEPVETGAPDGPDTVPPEKMPRTIQSVERALDILEILADADGELALNELAAGAQLNSSTCHHLLATLVKRGYAGQTSRTRSYFLGPRITDLSDSRLKQFNLSEIAMPELRRLNDTTLESVHLAVLQGTSLVTFAKLDSKLPIRVGSDDGMKADAAHATATGKAILAWLPEPEIARVIAQGGLKRFTDKTILTISELMEDLRLVRRNGYSLDNEEFQAGVVCVGAAIRDHAGAVIGSVSGSMPRMRADGDHMVKVKHAVQDCAARISSRFGNPEPEPTHT; via the coding sequence ATGGCAACCGGCGCAAAATCGGCAGTGAACACTGAGCCTGTTGAGACAGGCGCGCCTGACGGCCCGGACACGGTGCCGCCGGAGAAAATGCCTCGCACCATCCAGTCGGTTGAACGCGCACTGGACATTCTGGAAATCCTGGCGGATGCCGATGGCGAACTGGCGCTCAACGAGCTTGCCGCCGGCGCGCAGCTGAATTCGTCGACCTGCCATCATCTCCTGGCCACCCTGGTAAAGCGCGGCTATGCCGGCCAGACCTCGCGCACCCGCAGCTATTTTCTCGGCCCCCGCATCACCGACCTGTCGGACAGCCGGCTGAAACAGTTCAACCTGTCCGAAATCGCCATGCCGGAACTCAGGCGCCTGAACGACACGACGCTGGAAAGCGTGCACCTGGCGGTTCTGCAAGGCACATCACTGGTGACCTTTGCCAAACTCGATTCCAAGCTGCCGATCCGGGTTGGATCGGATGACGGCATGAAGGCTGATGCGGCGCACGCCACGGCGACCGGCAAGGCCATCCTCGCCTGGCTGCCGGAGCCTGAAATTGCCCGGGTGATTGCGCAGGGCGGGCTGAAACGGTTTACCGACAAGACAATTTTGACGATCTCGGAGCTGATGGAAGATCTGCGGCTGGTGCGCCGCAACGGCTATTCACTCGACAATGAGGAGTTCCAGGCCGGCGTCGTGTGTGTCGGTGCCGCCATTCGTGATCACGCCGGTGCGGTGATCGGCTCGGTCAGCGGGTCCATGCCGCGCATGCGGGCTGACGGCGATCACATGGTCAAGGTCAAACACGCCGTGCAGGACTGCGCGGCGCGAATCTCATCGCGGTTCGGCAACCCGGAACCGGAGCCAACCCACACCTGA
- a CDS encoding BLUF domain-containing protein produces MSIELRMKAIIPMYHLIYVSQAARPMSEDDLTAILKKSRDYNTEDGITGLLIYKFTPSENRANFMQLLEGPEDKVLAAFARIEADKRHHTKVVLEQGEISERNFPDWSMGFRNADAADLAKFEGYSDLGSADFWTRARGGDLSDALEIMMSFYSDEFADD; encoded by the coding sequence ATGTCGATTGAACTACGCATGAAGGCGATAATACCCATGTACCACCTGATTTATGTCAGCCAGGCCGCCCGTCCCATGAGCGAGGACGATCTCACCGCCATCCTGAAAAAAAGCCGTGATTACAATACCGAAGACGGCATCACCGGGCTGCTGATCTACAAGTTCACCCCGTCGGAAAACCGGGCAAACTTCATGCAGCTGCTGGAGGGACCGGAAGATAAAGTACTCGCCGCCTTCGCCAGGATCGAGGCCGACAAGCGCCACCACACCAAGGTCGTGCTGGAACAGGGCGAGATTTCAGAACGGAATTTTCCAGACTGGTCCATGGGTTTCCGCAACGCAGACGCGGCCGATCTGGCAAAATTCGAAGGCTATTCCGACCTCGGCTCCGCGGATTTCTGGACCCGCGCCAGAGGCGGCGACCTGTCCGACGCCCTGGAAATCATGATGTCGTTCTATTCCGACGAATTTGCTGACGACTAG
- a CDS encoding molybdopterin cofactor-binding domain-containing protein: MSEQTQTDLQLEFRINGRNMKRRAKPHQRLLDFIRDDLALTGAKEGCGAGECGTCSVFVDGKLVKSCLMPVAKINEATIETIEGLTGWGGDLTPVQKAFHKTGASQCGYCIPGMVMAATSALRENPKADIEEIKERLGGNICRCTGYTKIFEAVEMARDVLSGESNPTVLEADGAGKSYIGNNVRRLDAPSKVAGRLRYAGDMVMPGMLHMQVLRSPHAHALIKSIDTSEAESLPGVACVVTADDVPGEDGFGVFVHDQPIMARGRVRYVGEAIAAVAADDVLTAARAVSLIKVEYEPVAAVFDAEEAMQNGAPVVHEYAPDNVVKHIPIRKGDLEQGFADADLVVEQSYDTQAVEHAYLEPEAGIAYVDHDDVVTVVSPSQNITHHRHMLAKIIDRPINKVRFIMSPVGGGFGGKEDMIYQGMLALAAMKTGAPVRLVYTREESIISTAKRHPARITYKMGLKQDGRITAVSFRMVCDGGAYGLSTEGVMRKAAILSCGPYNVPNVQIDVYGIYTNNTPSGAFRTFGAMQSQFATESHMDICAEKLGLDPFEIRRINMMHDGAVTHTQQKLGSVSMGRVLDEAEKASRWDAGPAGMRGQERTDLGGDDTRPPCTLGARFRKAGDDDRQEVA; the protein is encoded by the coding sequence ATGTCTGAACAAACCCAAACCGACCTGCAACTGGAATTCAGGATCAACGGGCGCAACATGAAGCGGCGGGCAAAGCCGCACCAGCGCCTGCTGGACTTCATCCGTGACGACCTTGCCCTGACCGGTGCCAAGGAAGGCTGCGGCGCCGGTGAATGCGGCACCTGCTCGGTGTTCGTCGACGGCAAGCTGGTCAAGTCCTGCCTGATGCCGGTGGCCAAGATCAACGAGGCGACAATTGAGACGATCGAAGGCCTCACCGGATGGGGTGGAGACCTGACGCCGGTGCAGAAGGCGTTTCACAAGACCGGCGCCAGCCAGTGCGGTTACTGCATTCCCGGCATGGTGATGGCGGCAACCTCGGCCCTGCGCGAAAACCCGAAAGCCGACATCGAGGAAATCAAGGAACGCCTAGGCGGCAATATCTGCCGCTGCACCGGCTACACCAAGATTTTCGAAGCTGTCGAAATGGCCCGTGACGTGCTGTCGGGCGAGAGCAACCCAACCGTTTTGGAAGCCGACGGTGCGGGTAAATCCTATATCGGCAACAATGTCCGCCGCCTGGATGCGCCGAGCAAGGTTGCCGGCCGGTTGCGTTATGCGGGCGACATGGTGATGCCGGGCATGCTGCACATGCAGGTGCTCAGAAGTCCGCATGCCCATGCGCTGATAAAGTCCATCGACACAAGCGAGGCCGAAAGCCTGCCCGGCGTGGCCTGTGTCGTTACCGCTGACGACGTGCCCGGAGAAGACGGCTTCGGCGTGTTTGTGCACGACCAGCCGATCATGGCGCGTGGCCGGGTGCGGTATGTAGGTGAAGCCATTGCCGCCGTTGCTGCCGATGACGTGCTGACGGCGGCGCGTGCGGTATCCCTTATCAAGGTCGAGTATGAACCGGTTGCAGCGGTGTTTGACGCGGAAGAGGCCATGCAGAACGGGGCGCCGGTGGTGCATGAGTATGCGCCGGACAATGTCGTAAAGCACATTCCCATTCGCAAGGGTGATCTTGAACAGGGTTTCGCGGACGCCGACCTGGTGGTCGAGCAGAGTTATGACACCCAGGCGGTTGAACACGCTTACCTGGAGCCGGAAGCGGGTATCGCCTATGTCGATCATGACGACGTGGTCACGGTCGTGTCGCCGAGCCAGAACATCACCCATCACCGGCACATGCTGGCCAAGATCATCGACAGGCCGATCAACAAGGTCCGGTTCATCATGAGCCCCGTCGGCGGCGGTTTCGGCGGCAAGGAAGACATGATCTACCAGGGCATGCTGGCGCTGGCGGCGATGAAGACGGGCGCACCTGTGCGGCTGGTTTACACGCGGGAAGAATCCATCATTTCAACCGCCAAACGCCACCCGGCACGCATCACCTACAAGATGGGGTTGAAGCAGGATGGCCGCATAACCGCCGTGTCCTTCAGGATGGTCTGCGACGGCGGCGCCTACGGGCTTTCGACCGAAGGCGTCATGCGCAAGGCCGCCATCCTGTCGTGCGGACCGTACAATGTGCCCAATGTCCAGATCGACGTGTACGGCATCTACACCAACAACACGCCGTCAGGCGCCTTCCGTACATTCGGCGCGATGCAGTCGCAGTTTGCCACGGAGTCCCACATGGATATCTGCGCGGAAAAGCTCGGCCTGGACCCGTTCGAAATCCGGCGCATCAACATGATGCATGACGGCGCGGTCACCCATACGCAGCAGAAACTGGGATCCGTTTCGATGGGCCGCGTGCTTGACGAGGCTGAAAAGGCGAGCCGCTGGGACGCGGGGCCGGCCGGGATGCGCGGCCAGGAGCGCACTGATCTTGGCGGTGATGATACACGTCCACCCTGCACACTGGGGGCACGGTTCCGCAAAGCGGGTGATGATGATCGCCAGGAGGTGGCATGA
- the rplU gene encoding 50S ribosomal protein L21 — protein MYAVIKTGGKQYRVAAEDVIEIERTGAEEGDIVEFPVLMVAGDGNVEIGTPMIDGATVAGQVMALSRGPKIIIFKKKRRKHYRRKNGHRQDLMQVQITEILTGGKKPSKKAAAPAAKKAAPAKEEKSKEDAKPAAKKAAPAKKAEAKAEAKPAAKKAAAKKAPAKKAAAKKADTDKK, from the coding sequence ATGTACGCAGTCATCAAGACCGGCGGCAAACAGTATCGTGTTGCTGCTGAAGACGTCATCGAAATCGAGCGCACAGGCGCTGAAGAAGGTGACATTGTAGAATTTCCCGTGCTCATGGTTGCCGGTGACGGCAATGTCGAAATCGGCACGCCGATGATCGACGGCGCCACCGTTGCCGGCCAGGTCATGGCCCTGTCGCGCGGCCCGAAGATCATCATCTTCAAGAAGAAGCGCCGCAAGCACTACCGCCGCAAGAACGGTCATCGCCAGGACCTGATGCAGGTCCAGATCACCGAAATCCTGACCGGCGGCAAGAAGCCATCCAAGAAGGCCGCAGCACCTGCAGCCAAGAAGGCAGCGCCGGCCAAGGAAGAAAAGTCGAAGGAAGACGCCAAGCCTGCGGCCAAGAAGGCAGCGCCGGCCAAAAAGGCTGAAGCCAAGGCAGAGGCCAAGCCGGCCGCCAAGAAAGCGGCTGCTAAAAAAGCGCCGGCCAAGAAGGCTGCTGCCAAGAAAGCCGACACGGACAAGAAGTAA
- a CDS encoding formylglycine-generating enzyme family protein, translated as MILLAAFASGTAKAAQEFDLVAIPAGTAQLGDRSGDANEVLRSVKIPAFRLMRTEVTNRQFSRFFLASGYRTTVEQAGKAHVWWTRWDQKSGANWRRPQGPQSSLDGLADHPVVQVSARDAEAFCKHHGLRLPSEEEWEYAARGPQGLRYPWGNRLTPASLAERSNAGTYACCAASDADGFLRTAPVGSFPRGRSPFGLDDMAGNVWEWTSSRFPGSPGMRVIRGGGWGNNPYCLRAAYRHGNPPDIGLDMVGFRCAAD; from the coding sequence TTGATTCTGCTCGCAGCGTTTGCCTCTGGCACTGCGAAAGCCGCACAAGAGTTTGATCTTGTCGCCATTCCTGCCGGCACGGCTCAGCTTGGTGATCGGAGCGGCGATGCCAACGAGGTCCTGCGGTCTGTCAAAATTCCGGCCTTCCGGCTGATGCGCACGGAGGTGACCAACCGGCAATTTTCGCGTTTCTTCCTGGCCAGTGGATACCGTACCACCGTCGAACAGGCAGGCAAGGCGCATGTCTGGTGGACCCGCTGGGACCAGAAATCAGGCGCGAACTGGCGCCGTCCGCAAGGCCCGCAGAGCAGTCTTGACGGCCTTGCGGATCACCCCGTGGTGCAGGTATCGGCCAGGGATGCGGAGGCTTTCTGCAAGCACCATGGCCTGCGCCTGCCGAGCGAAGAGGAATGGGAATATGCCGCGAGGGGGCCGCAGGGACTTCGATACCCGTGGGGAAACAGGCTGACGCCTGCTTCCCTAGCTGAACGGTCCAATGCCGGGACCTATGCGTGTTGTGCCGCGTCAGACGCGGACGGGTTTTTGCGCACCGCGCCGGTCGGTTCCTTTCCGCGTGGCCGCTCGCCCTTCGGCCTGGATGACATGGCCGGCAATGTCTGGGAGTGGACGTCGAGCCGGTTTCCGGGTTCGCCCGGCATGCGTGTCATCCGCGGCGGTGGCTGGGGCAACAACCCCTATTGCCTGCGAGCCGCCTATAGGCACGGCAACCCGCCCGATATCGGCCTCGACATGGTGGGGTTCAGATGCGCTGCCGATTGA
- a CDS encoding xanthine dehydrogenase family protein molybdopterin-binding subunit — translation MMERKMRGRGMAASWYGIARTATIDRAGAWAELDDGGTAKIVTGVTEIGEGILTLLAQVAAEEMGIKPEDITIGDNDTARSPEAAHAGATRQTYMIGNSVALACRDARAKLDKELADHWDVEADSIEAFDGEIWSKDSNLKMSMEEAVDICKKRGVVPVGSGSFTAHGTGLDPVDGSGSPWQAYVFGTQVAEVEVDTVTGEVQVLGIWASHDVGRAINPRGVEGQIEGGVVQGLGQALMEDYQLEDGHTKTHGFAKYILPTALDIPEINTVIVEDPDPKSPLGAKGIGEPALVPTAPAIMNAIHDAVGVRITSLPATPEKVLAALEAKAASGQLEAAE, via the coding sequence ATGATGGAACGTAAAATGCGCGGCCGCGGCATGGCGGCAAGCTGGTATGGCATAGCACGCACAGCGACCATCGACCGGGCCGGGGCCTGGGCAGAGCTTGATGACGGCGGCACGGCAAAGATCGTCACCGGCGTTACTGAAATCGGTGAAGGCATCCTGACCCTGCTGGCCCAGGTGGCGGCAGAGGAAATGGGCATCAAGCCGGAAGATATTACCATCGGCGACAATGACACGGCGCGCTCGCCGGAGGCAGCCCATGCCGGCGCCACCCGGCAAACCTACATGATCGGCAACTCGGTTGCACTGGCATGCCGTGATGCGCGCGCCAAGCTGGACAAGGAACTGGCCGATCACTGGGACGTGGAGGCCGACAGTATTGAAGCGTTTGACGGTGAAATCTGGTCAAAAGACTCGAACCTGAAAATGTCCATGGAAGAAGCAGTGGACATCTGCAAGAAGCGCGGCGTCGTGCCGGTGGGATCGGGATCGTTCACCGCCCATGGCACCGGGCTTGATCCGGTCGATGGCTCCGGCAGCCCGTGGCAGGCCTATGTGTTCGGCACCCAGGTGGCGGAGGTTGAAGTTGATACGGTAACCGGTGAAGTGCAGGTGCTGGGCATCTGGGCCTCGCATGACGTGGGCAGGGCTATCAATCCGCGCGGCGTGGAAGGCCAGATCGAAGGTGGTGTCGTGCAGGGGCTCGGGCAGGCCCTGATGGAAGATTACCAGCTCGAGGACGGACATACCAAGACGCACGGGTTTGCAAAGTACATCCTGCCGACCGCGCTGGATATTCCCGAAATCAATACGGTTATCGTGGAAGACCCCGATCCGAAGAGTCCGCTGGGCGCGAAGGGCATCGGAGAACCGGCACTGGTGCCGACCGCACCGGCCATCATGAACGCAATCCATGACGCTGTCGGCGTGCGCATTACGTCACTGCCGGCAACGCCTGAAAAAGTGCTGGCGGCGCTGGAAGCCAAAGCGGCTTCCGGTCAACTGGAAGCTGCTGAATGA
- a CDS encoding GNAT family N-acetyltransferase: MDQIETERLLLRPLRETDAPRLVKLANRPEIAHMLASMPHPYSLSDAEDFLGAVRKLPANAANFAITLKGAPDELIGGTGYGPANRDDKPSHEIDFGYWLGLDYWGKGYATEAATAVIRHAFEVNTTEQIDTEHLTINPASGRVLTKTGFVDKGEITCYSQGSGLTRPSRKMVLTRARYLEQKAQSK; the protein is encoded by the coding sequence ATGGACCAGATAGAGACAGAAAGGCTGCTGCTTCGCCCGTTGCGCGAGACGGATGCCCCGCGTCTGGTGAAGTTGGCGAACCGCCCCGAGATTGCCCACATGCTGGCATCCATGCCGCATCCATACTCGCTGTCTGATGCAGAAGACTTCCTGGGCGCCGTGCGCAAGCTGCCGGCAAATGCGGCAAATTTCGCCATAACCCTGAAAGGTGCCCCCGACGAGCTGATCGGCGGCACCGGCTACGGACCCGCCAACCGCGACGACAAGCCATCGCACGAGATCGACTTCGGCTACTGGCTCGGTCTCGATTACTGGGGCAAGGGCTATGCAACCGAAGCCGCAACAGCCGTGATCCGGCACGCGTTCGAGGTCAACACAACTGAGCAGATCGATACCGAACACCTGACCATCAACCCTGCGTCCGGGCGCGTCCTGACCAAGACGGGCTTTGTCGACAAGGGCGAGATCACCTGTTATTCGCAAGGTTCCGGCCTGACCAGGCCATCGCGCAAGATGGTGCTGACCAGGGCCCGCTATCTGGAGCAGAAGGCTCAAAGCAAATGA
- a CDS encoding Gfo/Idh/MocA family oxidoreductase, with protein sequence MAIRTAIIGLGIMGRRMLEHMLLHDGFAPAYLWDPDAESCRLAAEIAPDSEIMASADAAIEAADLVYLACPPVPRKAFALAAAAAGKAVFLEKPLGVDVDESTDLVRQLTDAGIPVAVNFTQAAGAALTQISTAADAGDLGDLVGVDIVVTYANWPRKWQRSADWLRFRVEGGMTREVISHFLFFSERVLGPLSLVWAQPSYPADGTLCETHMLARLETADGRPVTVMASVGGAQPDRQELTIKGTGASRRVTEFYRDAMSDGGEFSAVAAEPGDPRAVSLKAQLDDLLLLVDGQPNRLATLQEALRVQKLVEAMLAGC encoded by the coding sequence ATGGCGATCAGGACGGCAATCATCGGGCTTGGGATCATGGGACGCAGGATGCTGGAGCACATGCTGCTGCATGACGGGTTTGCACCGGCGTATCTGTGGGACCCGGATGCCGAGAGCTGCCGGCTGGCGGCGGAGATCGCGCCGGACAGTGAGATCATGGCCAGTGCCGACGCCGCCATCGAGGCTGCCGACCTCGTCTATCTTGCCTGCCCGCCGGTGCCGCGCAAGGCCTTCGCGCTGGCGGCAGCTGCGGCAGGCAAGGCGGTGTTTCTGGAGAAACCACTGGGGGTTGATGTCGATGAAAGCACTGACCTGGTCCGGCAACTGACCGATGCCGGGATCCCGGTGGCAGTCAACTTCACCCAGGCCGCAGGGGCCGCCCTGACCCAGATTTCCACCGCTGCCGACGCCGGGGACCTGGGAGACCTGGTCGGTGTCGATATTGTCGTGACCTATGCCAACTGGCCGCGGAAGTGGCAAAGGTCAGCCGACTGGCTGCGGTTCCGGGTCGAGGGCGGCATGACGCGGGAAGTCATTTCGCACTTCCTGTTTTTCTCGGAACGGGTTCTCGGACCCTTGTCGCTGGTCTGGGCGCAGCCGTCATATCCTGCTGACGGCACCTTATGCGAAACCCACATGCTGGCCCGGCTGGAAACCGCAGACGGGCGTCCGGTCACGGTCATGGCCAGTGTCGGCGGTGCCCAGCCTGACCGGCAGGAACTGACCATCAAGGGGACTGGCGCCAGCCGCCGGGTCACGGAGTTTTATCGCGATGCGATGTCGGACGGCGGCGAGTTTTCAGCCGTAGCCGCCGAGCCCGGAGACCCCCGGGCAGTGAGCCTGAAAGCGCAGCTTGATGATCTGTTACTGCTTGTCGACGGACAGCCAAACCGGCTGGCAACGCTTCAGGAGGCGCTGAGGGTGCAGAAGCTGGTCGAAGCCATGCTGGCCGGATGCTGA
- the rpmA gene encoding 50S ribosomal protein L27 produces MAHKKAGGSSRNGRDSAGRRLGVKKFGGERVIPGNIIIRQRGTKWHPGDNVGIGKDHTIFATSEGHVEFRARANGRTFVSVVPMPAAAE; encoded by the coding sequence ATGGCTCATAAAAAAGCAGGCGGTTCATCCCGCAACGGACGTGACTCCGCAGGCCGCCGCCTCGGCGTCAAGAAATTCGGTGGCGAACGCGTCATCCCCGGCAACATCATCATCCGCCAGCGCGGCACCAAATGGCATCCCGGCGACAATGTCGGTATCGGCAAGGACCACACCATCTTCGCTACATCCGAAGGTCACGTGGAATTCCGCGCCCGTGCCAACGGACGCACCTTCGTGTCCGTTGTCCCGATGCCGGCAGCTGCAGAGTAA
- a CDS encoding zinc-binding dehydrogenase, producing the protein MAMPIDVKTSTDYPIPETMKAWVLGNPGDISLQDKPVPAPARAEVLVRIDAVAICATDLEIIHHGPPAQINGQLPFNQNFTPGHEYMGTVVALGPGVDEYAIGERVTVEIHAGCGQCKRCREGMYTSCHNYGKNYGDVNKGHRANGFTTDGGFCEYQVNNINTLVHVDDNMSDEEATLVVTAGTAMYGLTELGGLVAGESVVVTGPGPIGLMGVAVAKAMGAQPVILTGTRDNRLEIGKQLGADHVINVRKEDPVEAVHKIMGGKGVDYVVECSAAPNGINEAAQMVNRGGRICLAAFPHESPAVDVAHLVRNNIYIFSIRGEGKSATHRAEAYMRQKRFDATLIHTHTFDMGDLPEALRYAKDRVEDAIKVVVKNDHAQSQRAAAE; encoded by the coding sequence ATGGCAATGCCGATTGATGTAAAGACCAGCACCGACTATCCGATCCCGGAAACCATGAAAGCCTGGGTGTTGGGCAATCCCGGCGACATCTCCTTGCAGGACAAACCGGTTCCGGCCCCTGCCAGGGCGGAAGTGCTGGTGCGCATCGACGCGGTGGCCATTTGCGCAACCGACCTTGAGATCATCCATCACGGCCCGCCGGCGCAGATCAACGGCCAACTGCCGTTCAACCAGAATTTCACGCCTGGCCATGAATATATGGGAACCGTGGTCGCGCTCGGCCCCGGCGTTGACGAGTATGCAATCGGTGAACGGGTTACCGTGGAAATTCATGCAGGTTGTGGCCAGTGCAAGCGCTGCCGCGAAGGCATGTACACCTCGTGCCACAATTACGGGAAAAACTATGGTGACGTGAACAAGGGCCACCGGGCCAACGGTTTCACCACCGATGGCGGTTTCTGCGAATACCAGGTCAACAACATCAACACGCTGGTGCACGTCGACGACAACATGTCGGACGAAGAGGCAACCCTCGTCGTGACCGCCGGCACAGCCATGTACGGGCTCACCGAACTGGGCGGGCTTGTCGCCGGTGAAAGCGTGGTCGTGACCGGACCCGGTCCGATCGGCCTGATGGGCGTGGCTGTGGCAAAGGCCATGGGCGCTCAACCGGTGATCCTGACCGGTACGCGCGACAACCGGCTTGAAATCGGCAAGCAGCTTGGTGCCGACCACGTCATCAATGTGCGCAAGGAAGACCCGGTCGAGGCGGTGCACAAGATCATGGGCGGCAAGGGCGTCGACTATGTGGTCGAGTGTTCGGCGGCGCCCAACGGCATCAACGAGGCGGCACAGATGGTCAATCGCGGTGGCCGTATCTGCCTGGCAGCGTTCCCGCATGAATCGCCTGCAGTGGATGTAGCCCACCTGGTGCGTAACAACATCTATATCTTCTCCATCCGTGGCGAGGGCAAAAGCGCCACCCACCGGGCCGAAGCCTATATGCGGCAGAAACGCTTCGACGCGACGCTGATCCACACCCACACGTTCGACATGGGCGATTTGCCTGAAGCGCTGCGTTACGCCAAGGACCGGGTGGAAGATGCCATCAAGGTGGTGGTGAAGAACGATCATGCGCAAAGCCAGCGCGCAGCGGCGGAGTAG
- a CDS encoding thiamine-binding protein, with the protein MAKTKQAGNEVFVAFQVIPRVREGNNFEIVDKAIEVVKQAGVPFQVGAMETTMKGDLDQLLDIAKHAQQVCLDNGAVEVITNIKIHNKTPDATDTFCTYDRGVTPANHMFVDNGST; encoded by the coding sequence ATGGCAAAAACCAAACAGGCAGGCAATGAAGTTTTCGTGGCCTTCCAGGTCATCCCCCGGGTGCGCGAGGGGAACAATTTCGAGATTGTGGACAAGGCAATCGAGGTCGTTAAGCAGGCCGGTGTGCCGTTTCAGGTGGGCGCCATGGAAACCACCATGAAGGGTGATCTGGATCAGCTTCTGGACATCGCCAAGCACGCGCAGCAAGTGTGTCTTGATAATGGCGCCGTCGAAGTCATTACCAATATCAAGATTCACAACAAGACGCCTGACGCGACCGATACATTCTGCACCTATGATCGCGGCGTCACGCCTGCCAATCACATGTTTGTCGACAACGGTTCGACCTGA
- a CDS encoding dioxygenase family protein encodes MGKGTRRTFLKTSTAGVAAAVMPQAAQALVATPGATEGPYYPEPDMRFDDADNDLVRTEGQVREAGGEIIYLTGQVTDGDGNPVSGARVEIWQCDANGRYLHTGDDRDTPRDSAFQGFGHHVTGKDGQYRFRTIRPVPYPGRTPHIHVKVITGQRTLTTQLYLAGEPGNENDVLYRRLSTTERQAVEMRFETRDGAPTTKVNLIV; translated from the coding sequence ATGGGCAAAGGCACACGCAGGACATTTCTGAAAACGTCAACGGCAGGCGTTGCAGCGGCTGTGATGCCGCAGGCGGCCCAGGCCCTGGTCGCCACACCGGGCGCAACGGAAGGCCCTTATTATCCGGAACCTGACATGCGGTTCGATGATGCCGACAACGATCTTGTGCGCACAGAAGGCCAGGTGCGCGAGGCCGGCGGCGAGATCATCTACCTGACCGGACAAGTGACGGATGGAGATGGAAATCCGGTATCAGGCGCACGGGTGGAAATCTGGCAGTGCGACGCCAATGGCCGGTACCTGCACACCGGCGATGATCGCGACACACCGCGCGACAGCGCATTTCAGGGGTTCGGCCATCACGTCACCGGCAAGGACGGCCAATACCGGTTCCGCACCATCCGGCCGGTACCCTATCCGGGCCGCACGCCACACATCCACGTCAAGGTGATTACCGGTCAGCGTACCCTGACCACGCAGCTCTACCTTGCCGGTGAACCCGGCAATGAGAACGATGTTCTGTACCGGCGACTGTCGACAACCGAGCGTCAGGCGGTGGAAATGCGGTTTGAAACACGCGACGGCGCGCCCACAACCAAAGTGAATTTGATAGTTTAG
- a CDS encoding FAD binding domain-containing protein, with translation MLTCDQYHMPTSLADALAMWQDAADGTRLVAGATDILPWAREGRAGDVHLPAMIDLSRVPELDGYTVKDGRIRLGANVVYQQFLSDEKLRKLLPCMPYCAVWFADDQIREQATLAGNIVNASPAADGTPPILALNGEIEIARLDDGDVASRSVAIGDFIKGPGATDLKPGEIVTAVTCDTLEGYGGSFQKVGQRRSLVISSVCAVACIKLDEATGTVADIRLALGGISPVPLRLSSVEQALTGKRLTREMIVEASRSPADLVASRTRREYRRVVVRGFVEAAIEDALADCGAALPNAETRETANV, from the coding sequence ATGCTGACATGTGACCAGTACCATATGCCGACCAGCCTGGCCGACGCACTTGCCATGTGGCAGGACGCTGCAGACGGCACAAGGCTTGTAGCCGGCGCCACCGACATTCTGCCGTGGGCGCGGGAAGGCCGCGCCGGGGATGTTCACCTGCCGGCCATGATAGACCTCTCCCGCGTGCCTGAACTGGATGGTTATACGGTCAAAGACGGCCGCATCCGACTGGGCGCCAACGTCGTCTACCAGCAGTTCCTGAGCGATGAAAAGCTGCGTAAATTGCTGCCGTGCATGCCCTATTGCGCGGTGTGGTTTGCCGACGACCAGATTCGCGAACAGGCGACCCTGGCCGGCAATATCGTCAATGCCTCACCGGCGGCAGACGGTACCCCGCCGATCCTGGCGCTGAACGGCGAGATTGAAATTGCCCGTCTTGACGACGGCGATGTCGCCAGTCGCAGTGTTGCCATCGGTGATTTCATCAAGGGGCCAGGTGCGACCGACCTCAAGCCGGGGGAAATTGTCACTGCCGTTACCTGTGACACGCTGGAAGGCTATGGCGGATCGTTCCAGAAGGTCGGCCAGCGTCGCTCGCTGGTGATCTCCTCGGTGTGTGCGGTTGCCTGTATCAAGCTGGACGAAGCGACCGGAACCGTTGCCGATATCCGCCTGGCGCTCGGCGGCATCAGCCCGGTGCCGCTACGCCTGAGCAGTGTTGAACAAGCGCTCACAGGCAAGCGGCTGACACGCGAGATGATTGTCGAAGCAAGCCGGTCACCTGCAGACCTGGTGGCCTCGCGCACCCGCCGCGAATACCGGCGTGTTGTGGTTCGAGGGTTTGTAGAGGCTGCCATCGAGGATGCGCTGGCTGACTGCGGAGCAGCCCTGCCAAATGCCGAAACCAGGGAGACAGCAAATGTCTGA